The following coding sequences are from one Bacteroidales bacterium window:
- a CDS encoding class I SAM-dependent methyltransferase has translation MKKSFDQYAEQYDAWFIKNKHVLYSELKLVAHFLNKTDRILSVGCGSGLFEMLLQKEYGITIKNGIEPSKGMAAIAEKRGMNVIIGTAEDADFGISLYDVVLFNGTPSYINDLEKAFNKAYQALCPGGKIIAIDVPKESSYGLLYNLAKAVGSWDHPLLKGTHPNDPYPIEFVQIANWRTTSEKIEILQDTGFSNFQFAQTLTRHPIYSDHAVEEPSEGYDRGDYVAIYAVK, from the coding sequence ATGAAAAAAAGTTTTGATCAATATGCAGAGCAATATGATGCATGGTTCATTAAAAATAAACATGTATTGTATTCGGAATTAAAATTAGTGGCCCATTTTTTAAATAAGACGGATCGTATTCTTTCGGTGGGCTGCGGAAGCGGCCTGTTCGAAATGCTTTTACAGAAAGAATATGGTATTACCATAAAAAATGGGATCGAACCATCCAAAGGCATGGCTGCTATTGCAGAAAAAAGAGGAATGAACGTTATAATAGGAACGGCAGAAGATGCGGATTTTGGAATTTCCTTGTATGATGTAGTGCTATTTAACGGTACCCCCAGCTATATTAACGACCTGGAAAAAGCCTTTAATAAGGCATATCAGGCATTATGCCCGGGAGGGAAAATTATTGCGATTGATGTTCCCAAGGAAAGTTCATACGGATTGCTTTATAACCTGGCAAAGGCTGTCGGCAGCTGGGACCATCCCTTACTAAAAGGAACCCATCCGAATGATCCTTATCCTATTGAATTCGTCCAGATCGCTAATTGGAGAACAACATCCGAAAAAATTGAAATCCTTCAGGATACAGGCTTCAGCAATTTCCAATTTGCACAAACCCTGACCCGGCATCCGATATATTCGGATCATGCTGTTGAAGAACCCAGTGAAGGGTATGACCGTGGAGATTATGTGGCTATATACGCTGTTAAATAA
- a CDS encoding SDR family oxidoreductase, with the protein MESQYALITGASGGIGLEFANIAASQGMNLILIARSAEKLMRLREELEKTHSIKVLAVGCDLSQPDASEKIVALLKQRNIVPDVLINNAGFGLYGPFEYTDHETEADMMQVNMVTLTELTKIIYKKMRERNQGRILNVSSIAGFIPGPLMAVYYATKAYVLSFSEALANEAKNSNINITVLCPGPTSTNFETTAMAQNSNLFKRFGKLPTGKQVAEYGWHCMMKGKVVAVYGWKNRCMLFFIRFLPRKSITAFVRKIQSPINV; encoded by the coding sequence ATGGAATCTCAATATGCATTAATAACGGGAGCTTCCGGCGGTATTGGGTTGGAATTTGCCAACATTGCTGCATCTCAGGGAATGAATTTAATTCTGATAGCCCGCAGTGCTGAAAAGCTAATGCGATTAAGAGAAGAACTGGAAAAAACGCATTCAATTAAGGTATTGGCTGTTGGATGTGACCTTTCTCAACCCGACGCTTCCGAAAAAATAGTCGCATTATTGAAACAACGAAATATTGTACCGGACGTTTTGATCAATAATGCCGGTTTCGGACTATATGGCCCGTTTGAATATACCGATCACGAAACCGAAGCAGATATGATGCAGGTGAACATGGTGACACTTACGGAATTGACCAAGATTATTTACAAAAAAATGAGAGAAAGAAACCAGGGCCGCATATTGAATGTTTCATCTATTGCAGGATTTATCCCCGGACCTTTAATGGCTGTATACTATGCGACAAAGGCCTATGTCCTTTCATTTTCCGAAGCCCTTGCCAATGAAGCAAAAAATAGTAATATCAACATCACTGTATTGTGTCCCGGACCCACTTCAACAAATTTTGAAACAACTGCTATGGCCCAAAACTCAAATCTATTCAAAAGATTTGGAAAATTACCTACAGGCAAACAAGTAGCCGAATATGGGTGGCATTGTATGATGAAAGGCAAAGTTGTTGCTGTCTATGGGTGGAAAAACCGCTGTATGTTATTTTTTATCCGTTTTTTACCACGGAAATCGATAACTGCATTCGTCAGAAAGATACAAAGTCCGATAAATGTTTAG
- the lpxD gene encoding UDP-3-O-(3-hydroxymyristoyl)glucosamine N-acyltransferase, with the protein MKFTAQIIADYLQGEIVGNPETIVSTFAKIEEGHSGALSFLANPKYEKYLYQTESSIVIINKSQAIAQPVKATLIKVDDAYKSFAVLLDLYASTKEEKTGKEDPVFISPTAQLGENLFVGAFSYISDNAQIGDHVKIHQHVFIGDNVRIGNNTVLYPGVKIYHDCVIGSDCVFHAGVVIGADGFGFAPQSESDYKKIPQIGNVIIEDRVEIGANTCVDRATMGSTIIRRGVKLDNLVQIAHNVEIGENTVIASQVGISGSCKIGKNCMFGGQVGLAGHISIADGTKIGAQSGLNASIKKADQTLLGTPATDYQDCLKSYVLVRNLPSIKKKIDELERKLTDK; encoded by the coding sequence ATGAAATTTACAGCACAAATAATTGCAGACTATCTCCAGGGTGAAATAGTCGGAAATCCGGAGACAATCGTTTCCACTTTTGCAAAAATCGAAGAAGGGCATTCCGGAGCATTGAGTTTCCTTGCCAATCCAAAATATGAAAAATACCTTTATCAAACAGAGTCCAGCATTGTGATCATCAACAAATCACAAGCAATTGCGCAGCCTGTAAAAGCCACCCTGATAAAGGTGGATGATGCCTATAAATCATTTGCTGTGCTGCTGGATCTCTATGCATCAACAAAGGAAGAAAAGACAGGAAAAGAAGACCCTGTCTTTATATCGCCTACCGCACAACTGGGAGAAAACCTGTTCGTTGGTGCTTTCTCATATATTTCAGACAATGCGCAAATAGGTGATCATGTAAAAATCCACCAACATGTTTTTATTGGTGATAATGTACGTATTGGTAATAATACCGTCCTATATCCGGGAGTGAAGATATATCATGATTGTGTGATCGGTAGTGATTGCGTGTTCCATGCAGGTGTTGTTATCGGAGCCGACGGCTTCGGATTTGCACCACAATCCGAATCGGATTACAAAAAAATACCTCAAATAGGCAATGTTATCATAGAAGACCGGGTTGAAATCGGAGCCAACACCTGTGTGGACCGTGCCACAATGGGATCAACTATTATACGCAGGGGTGTAAAACTGGATAATCTTGTCCAAATCGCCCATAACGTGGAGATTGGTGAAAATACAGTAATTGCTTCCCAGGTAGGAATATCCGGATCCTGTAAAATAGGTAAGAACTGCATGTTTGGAGGACAAGTAGGATTAGCAGGCCATATCTCTATTGCCGACGGCACTAAAATCGGAGCACAATCGGGACTGAATGCAAGCATAAAAAAAGCAGACCAGACATTACTGGGTACCCCGGCCACGGATTATCAGGATTGCCTGAAATCATATGTACTGGTCAGAAACCTGCCGTCAATCAAGAAAAAAATAGATGAGCTGGAAAGAAAGCTAACAGATAAATAA
- a CDS encoding carboxy terminal-processing peptidase, producing the protein MKNTKTGIFIPIAIIALISISFLYSFCKRSEKDEVLMQMNLQLLKMQHFNPPEINDQFSEKAFIAYLKKMDPAKLYLTQEDIQEMSEYKFQIDDQLNRGTYELYDLSIKILDKRYTETKGYYHELLSGPFDFSQNENYETNPDKTDWPSNSIELKDAWRKELKYRTLANLSNALKAQDNATDSIKGKSYEELESDARKRILKSYDDMFTYRSKLRDEDRFSLYINAITSVFDPHTQYQTPSDKESFDIQISGQFEGIGAQLSPSDGYAKVIMLIPGSPSWKQGELKVNDLITKVKQENEEEAVDIFGMLLDDAVKLIRGKKGTKVTLTVKRADGSVHDITITRDVVIDEETYAKSAVLTDSKNKIKVGYIYLPSFYVDFKQTATGRSSSDDVAKEIEKLKKENVQGIMLDLRSNGGGSLSDAIRMSGLFVDQGPVVQTKYNIGLPRVLTSDASFSSSYDGPLVILVNTLSASASEILAAAMQDYQRAIIIGGPSTFGKGTVQAIADLDELVANNPALSKLKPLGSLKMTIQKFYRVNGGSTQLKGVTPDIILPDLYSELGIGERFEDNCLPWTSIQPAQYKVWKNPVAVKKVQKKSYDRTSKNKAFKLLSEQVDILKQMREESSVPLNIDEFRKIESKRSEESKRFDELSKNQTSLNIAILNEDQAAIVGDTAKISRYEKWIEDLNKDIFLEEAVSVIGDMKNK; encoded by the coding sequence TTGAAAAATACTAAGACCGGAATATTTATCCCTATTGCTATCATTGCACTTATTTCCATCTCGTTCCTTTATTCTTTCTGTAAGCGTTCGGAAAAAGATGAAGTTTTGATGCAAATGAATCTGCAGCTACTGAAAATGCAGCATTTTAATCCGCCGGAGATCAATGACCAATTTTCTGAAAAAGCATTTATTGCCTATTTGAAAAAGATGGATCCGGCTAAATTATACCTGACACAGGAAGATATCCAGGAAATGTCGGAATATAAATTCCAGATCGATGATCAACTGAATAGAGGAACTTATGAATTATATGATCTGTCTATTAAGATTCTGGATAAGCGGTATACTGAAACAAAAGGTTATTATCATGAATTATTGTCTGGTCCATTTGATTTTTCACAGAATGAGAATTATGAAACCAATCCTGATAAGACTGATTGGCCTTCTAATAGTATTGAATTAAAAGATGCCTGGAGAAAAGAATTAAAGTACCGTACTTTGGCAAATCTGTCTAATGCCTTGAAAGCACAGGATAATGCAACTGATTCCATCAAAGGGAAAAGTTATGAGGAATTAGAATCCGATGCGCGGAAAAGAATACTAAAGTCATATGATGATATGTTTACATATCGAAGCAAATTAAGGGATGAAGATCGTTTCTCCTTGTATATAAACGCCATTACATCTGTTTTTGACCCGCATACACAATACCAGACTCCATCTGATAAGGAATCATTTGATATACAGATATCCGGACAATTTGAAGGTATCGGGGCACAATTGAGTCCTTCAGACGGTTATGCGAAAGTTATTATGCTGATTCCCGGTAGCCCCTCATGGAAACAAGGGGAATTGAAAGTAAATGATCTCATTACAAAAGTAAAGCAAGAGAATGAGGAAGAAGCGGTAGATATTTTTGGAATGCTTTTGGATGATGCAGTAAAGCTTATCCGTGGAAAAAAAGGAACTAAGGTCACACTTACTGTTAAACGGGCTGACGGTTCTGTTCATGATATCACGATTACACGTGATGTCGTGATTGATGAAGAGACTTATGCCAAATCGGCAGTGTTGACAGATTCTAAAAATAAAATAAAGGTAGGTTATATCTATCTTCCCAGTTTTTATGTCGATTTTAAGCAAACAGCTACCGGACGTTCCTCTTCTGATGATGTAGCTAAAGAGATTGAAAAACTGAAAAAAGAAAATGTACAGGGAATTATGCTCGACTTGCGGTCGAATGGCGGAGGCTCGCTCTCCGATGCTATCAGGATGTCCGGATTGTTTGTAGATCAGGGGCCGGTAGTGCAGACCAAATATAATATTGGCTTACCGCGTGTATTAACTTCAGATGCTTCATTTTCGTCATCCTATGATGGGCCATTAGTAATTCTGGTGAATACCTTAAGCGCCTCGGCATCTGAAATCTTGGCTGCCGCTATGCAGGATTATCAAAGGGCTATTATTATTGGAGGACCCAGCACTTTTGGTAAAGGAACAGTACAGGCAATTGCAGACCTTGATGAGTTAGTTGCCAATAATCCGGCATTAAGCAAACTCAAGCCCTTAGGATCCTTGAAAATGACTATTCAGAAGTTTTACCGGGTTAATGGCGGGTCGACACAGTTAAAAGGAGTAACCCCTGATATTATTCTGCCGGATCTATATAGTGAATTGGGTATCGGCGAACGTTTCGAAGATAATTGTCTGCCATGGACTTCCATACAACCTGCCCAATACAAGGTATGGAAAAATCCGGTAGCCGTAAAAAAAGTACAGAAAAAGAGTTATGATCGGACTTCTAAAAATAAAGCCTTTAAACTTTTATCGGAACAGGTGGATATTTTGAAACAGATGAGAGAGGAGAGTAGTGTTCCTTTGAATATTGATGAGTTTAGGAAAATAGAATCCAAACGAAGTGAAGAGAGTAAACGTTTTGATGAGCTAAGTAAAAACCAGACAAGTTTGAATATTGCTATTTTGAATGAGGATCAAGCTGCAATAGTAGGAGATACGGCCAAAATTTCCCGGTATGAAAAATGGATTGAAGATTTGAATAAAGACATTTTTCTGGAAGAAGCAGTATCGGTAATCGGTGATATGAAAAATAAATGA
- a CDS encoding TonB-dependent receptor, translated as MVQFKINSIFLFVILLWGTGLVKSQVIRGHVFMSDENGVKTPLPGANIYFSGSKGGTTTNPDGEFSLKKEANTYLIASFIGYIPDSILISDNEPEDIEFILSEGVQLSEALVSANQLGTNISRITPLKTELINKAGLMKMACCNLSESFENSATVTVGFTDAISGAKQVQLLGLSGIYSQMLDENIPTLRGLSSTFGWSYVPGTWLESIQISKGASSVVNGYESVVGQINLEFKKPNNTETFFVNLFMDDANRYEGNITGAAQVGKYLWSGLMLHGSIESKEHDGNDDGFLDMPKSKMINLYNRWFYLNPEKRIESRTGIKLLYEKREGGQLSDFSDRFQTNIENKHFSIYNKTGFYVGSKEGQSIGIINSFTRHELDSEFGMKDFKGTQNTFYSNILFTSFINNTSHQYTTGISFTYDQYEKAYQDRLSYNNIPYTQLNRDEIVPGAFVQYTYSYLEKFVFILGMRTDYNSKYGWLFTPRTNIKYNITDDIILRGSAGRGYRSPNVIADNIGLMASSRRFELDGIREIDIEQAWNYGGNITFYIPIWSDRKLTLSMDYFHTRFQNQAVVDIERDRNRVFFYNLQGSSYANVWQTDMSFTLLRGLDLFAAFRYNRTWMTLTQNDLHYKVEKPLTSRYRGLLNLSYATNFKKWVFDVTAQINGPSRLPSLSGYDTPADESPWFPVYFAQITKNTKRFDIYLGIENIFNYKQDDPIIDHQNPFGPDFDSSMIWGPLMGRKIYAGIRLRIGKF; from the coding sequence ATGGTACAATTCAAAATAAACAGTATATTTTTATTCGTTATTCTCTTATGGGGAACGGGCCTCGTGAAATCGCAGGTCATCAGAGGGCATGTGTTCATGTCGGATGAAAATGGAGTAAAAACCCCTCTTCCCGGAGCAAACATATATTTTTCGGGAAGTAAAGGCGGAACCACCACTAATCCTGATGGCGAGTTTTCCCTGAAAAAAGAAGCAAATACCTATCTTATCGCGTCTTTTATCGGCTATATTCCGGATAGTATCCTGATATCCGATAATGAACCTGAGGATATCGAATTCATTCTTTCGGAAGGTGTGCAGCTTTCAGAAGCCCTTGTTTCAGCCAACCAGCTGGGAACGAATATATCCCGGATAACGCCGTTGAAGACAGAGCTCATCAATAAAGCCGGTTTAATGAAGATGGCATGTTGTAATTTATCCGAAAGCTTTGAAAATAGTGCTACGGTAACTGTCGGGTTTACAGATGCAATATCTGGGGCCAAACAGGTACAGTTGCTGGGTTTGTCAGGTATATACAGTCAGATGTTGGATGAGAATATACCGACTTTACGGGGATTATCTTCTACTTTCGGATGGAGTTATGTTCCGGGAACATGGTTGGAGTCGATCCAGATTTCAAAAGGAGCTTCTTCAGTGGTTAATGGTTATGAATCTGTTGTCGGACAGATAAATCTGGAATTTAAAAAACCGAACAATACCGAGACGTTTTTTGTCAATCTTTTTATGGATGATGCCAATCGTTACGAGGGGAATATTACTGGAGCCGCTCAGGTTGGAAAATATCTCTGGAGTGGATTGATGTTGCACGGTTCTATCGAATCAAAGGAGCATGATGGCAATGATGACGGATTTTTGGATATGCCTAAATCAAAAATGATAAATCTCTATAATAGATGGTTTTATCTCAATCCGGAGAAGCGAATTGAATCAAGGACAGGAATAAAACTCCTGTATGAGAAACGGGAAGGGGGACAACTTTCAGATTTTTCTGACAGGTTTCAGACTAATATAGAAAATAAACATTTCTCAATATATAATAAAACAGGATTTTATGTAGGTAGCAAAGAGGGGCAAAGTATAGGTATTATCAATAGTTTTACCCGTCATGAGCTGGACTCGGAATTTGGAATGAAAGATTTTAAGGGTACTCAGAACACCTTTTATAGCAATATCTTATTTACTTCGTTCATTAATAACACTTCTCATCAGTACACTACAGGAATTAGTTTTACCTACGATCAGTATGAGAAAGCATACCAGGATCGTTTATCCTACAATAATATCCCATATACACAATTAAATAGGGATGAGATTGTTCCGGGTGCATTTGTGCAATATACTTATTCATACCTCGAGAAATTTGTATTCATTTTGGGAATGAGGACTGATTATAACAGTAAATACGGGTGGTTATTCACTCCCAGAACCAATATCAAGTATAATATAACCGATGATATCATATTAAGGGGATCAGCAGGACGAGGATATCGTTCACCCAATGTTATTGCGGACAATATTGGATTGATGGCGTCTTCACGTAGATTTGAACTTGATGGTATTAGGGAAATAGATATAGAACAGGCATGGAATTATGGCGGTAACATCACTTTTTATATTCCTATATGGAGCGACCGGAAGTTGACTTTAAGTATGGATTATTTTCATACTCGCTTTCAAAATCAAGCTGTTGTTGATATCGAAAGAGACCGTAACCGTGTTTTCTTTTATAATCTGCAAGGTAGTTCTTATGCCAATGTATGGCAGACAGACATGTCATTTACCTTACTCAGGGGATTGGATTTGTTTGCCGCGTTTAGGTACAATCGGACATGGATGACATTGACTCAAAATGATCTTCATTATAAAGTCGAAAAACCGCTTACTTCGCGTTACCGTGGATTATTGAACCTTTCCTATGCTACCAACTTTAAGAAGTGGGTTTTTGATGTTACCGCACAGATCAATGGGCCTTCACGCTTACCAAGTTTGTCCGGTTATGATACTCCGGCAGATGAATCTCCATGGTTCCCGGTATATTTTGCCCAGATCACCAAAAATACCAAACGGTTTGATATATATCTGGGTATAGAGAACATATTTAATTACAAACAGGATGACCCTATTATTGATCACCAGAATCCTTTTGGTCCGGATTTTGACTCTTCAATGATATGGGGGCCTTTGATGGGACGAAAAATATATGCCGGGATCAGGCTTCGAATAGGTAAATTTTAG
- a CDS encoding cation transporter gives MKLIRWIPLFFFLLTGLVTLNAQESKKQQKTKKTEEVTFAVNMNCHNCQAKIEKNLPWEKGVKDIKVDLKKKTVKVDYDPSKTTEDKLKESIEKLSFTVEKIDTKEEKK, from the coding sequence ATGAAGTTGATACGATGGATACCCCTCTTTTTCTTTCTTTTAACAGGTTTAGTCACTCTGAATGCACAGGAAAGTAAGAAACAACAAAAAACCAAAAAGACGGAGGAAGTGACATTTGCTGTAAATATGAATTGTCATAATTGTCAGGCTAAGATTGAAAAAAATCTTCCATGGGAAAAAGGCGTAAAGGACATTAAAGTCGATTTAAAGAAAAAAACAGTGAAGGTAGATTATGATCCGAGTAAAACTACAGAAGATAAATTAAAAGAAAGCATTGAAAAATTGAGTTTCACTGTAGAAAAAATTGACACAAAAGAAGAGAAGAAGTAG
- a CDS encoding DUF3575 domain-containing protein, with product MKKVVFLVLFTVLSVGTICAQLPLSKGDFYVNANVSNLDLSFSDGTTDFTVGAYGGYFLIDKLALVAGLNVGASSHKVAGEKIKTNHFGIDVGVRYYFLEQSKGSFFVGDVLNIYKEKDVDATFGMTLSGGYAFFLNQNVSLEPMLSIWFPFSSDYDITFTIGGGISVYF from the coding sequence ATGAAAAAAGTCGTTTTTCTAGTATTATTTACTGTATTATCAGTAGGGACAATTTGCGCCCAACTTCCGTTAAGCAAAGGTGATTTTTATGTAAATGCAAATGTAAGTAACCTTGACCTGTCGTTTAGTGACGGGACAACCGATTTCACTGTTGGTGCTTACGGTGGATATTTTTTGATAGATAAACTGGCACTGGTTGCCGGGTTAAATGTCGGAGCTTCTTCGCATAAGGTTGCCGGGGAGAAAATCAAAACCAATCATTTTGGGATAGATGTCGGAGTACGTTATTACTTTTTGGAACAGTCAAAAGGTAGTTTCTTTGTTGGTGATGTGCTCAATATTTATAAGGAAAAGGATGTAGATGCCACCTTTGGTATGACCCTGAGTGGTGGTTATGCTTTTTTCCTGAACCAAAATGTATCACTAGAACCGATGCTTTCCATATGGTTTCCCTTTTCCAGTGATTATGACATAACATTCACGATTGGGGGCGGTATCAGTGTATATTTTTAA
- a CDS encoding nitrilase family protein, whose translation MNISLIQYDPRWEDVPYNLSYLSRMMEPLIGKTDMIILPEMFSTGFSMSVGQVVGQNKGTLSWMQQQAKKTGALVMGSIPVVDRYYYNRFYWVSPEGKNGYYDKHHLFSMSEESNLFTPGNKKQQFNYTGWEVMPIICYDLRFPAWCRNNLNLPYDLLVCSASWPSVRNDVWMTLLKARALENQCFVAGVNRIGKDVNGLEHNGNSVVFGPKGNMIGILPENQEGIATFQLSISELLDFRKKFPVLNDMDQFSFEQ comes from the coding sequence ATGAATATAAGTTTGATTCAATACGATCCTCGATGGGAGGATGTACCATATAACCTGTCTTATTTAAGCAGGATGATGGAGCCACTTATTGGAAAAACCGATATGATCATATTACCGGAAATGTTTTCTACAGGTTTTAGTATGAGTGTCGGACAGGTTGTTGGTCAAAACAAAGGAACCTTATCTTGGATGCAACAACAAGCAAAGAAGACAGGAGCTTTGGTGATGGGTAGCATCCCGGTTGTTGACAGATATTATTATAATCGTTTTTATTGGGTGTCTCCCGAAGGAAAGAATGGATATTATGACAAACATCATTTATTTAGTATGTCGGAAGAGTCCAACCTTTTTACCCCGGGCAACAAAAAACAGCAATTCAACTATACGGGGTGGGAGGTCATGCCGATAATATGCTATGATTTGCGTTTTCCTGCATGGTGCCGTAATAATTTAAACCTTCCGTATGATTTACTGGTTTGTTCTGCCAGTTGGCCATCAGTACGAAATGATGTCTGGATGACATTATTAAAAGCGCGTGCTTTGGAAAATCAGTGTTTTGTCGCCGGAGTGAACAGGATAGGTAAAGATGTAAATGGATTGGAACATAACGGCAATTCCGTTGTATTTGGCCCTAAGGGAAACATGATCGGAATCCTTCCGGAAAATCAAGAAGGAATAGCAACGTTTCAGCTGTCAATAAGTGAATTGCTCGATTTTCGAAAAAAATTCCCGGTACTGAATGATATGGATCAATTTTCTTTTGAGCAGTAA
- a CDS encoding OadG family protein, producing MTDFQTGLLLFLVGFPTVFLILCLVIALGKGLILFVNKYIPAELPRKAVQAVQSDQSQISPNIISAIVTAISTVTGGKGKVTKIEKM from the coding sequence ATGACTGATTTTCAAACCGGATTATTATTGTTTCTTGTTGGATTTCCGACAGTTTTTCTAATTCTTTGCCTGGTAATTGCCCTTGGAAAAGGACTTATCTTGTTTGTGAATAAATATATCCCGGCAGAACTTCCCAGGAAAGCGGTTCAGGCAGTCCAATCTGATCAGTCTCAAATCTCACCAAATATCATTTCCGCAATTGTTACAGCGATCAGTACTGTTACAGGAGGAAAAGGAAAGGTGACGAAAATCGAAAAAATGTAG
- a CDS encoding oxaloacetate decarboxylase yields MKEIKFSLMYRDMWQSAGKYVPRVDQLVRVAPAIVKMGCFSRVETNGGGFEQVNLLFGENPNKAVREWTKPFHEAGIQTHMLDRGLNGLRMSPVPDDVRQLFYKVKKAQGTDIARTFCGLNDVRNIAPSIKYAKAAGMISQAALSITVSPIHTVEYYTNMALELIRLGADEICIKDMAGIGRPESLGKIVANIKAAHPEIPVSYHSHAGPGFSVASVLEVCKAGCDYIDAGMEPLSWGTGHADILTLQAMLKDAGFKVPEINMEAYMEVRSLTQEFMDDFLGLYISPKNRLMNSLLIGPGLPGGMMGSLMADLESNLDSINKSRAKKGQQPMTQDQLLIKLFDEVSYVWPKIGYPPLVTPFSQYVKNLALMNVIQMEKGKERWSMIADDIWDMILGKAGRLPGELDPVIIEKAKAEGREFFTGDPQTNYPDALDKFRTQMNEKAWEFGQDDEELFEYAMHPAQYEAYKSGKAKVDFKIDVAKRKAEKEQKENPVVTAELPASPQNMMVDVNGEKFRVTVSFGENADASVMPATPLASASVAPSPSPAAAAPSDAKELLSPLEGKFFLTKDTSETPLKVGDMVKKGQVICYIEAMKTYNAIQAEWDGKIVEIPVANGSSVMEDDVLMKFI; encoded by the coding sequence ATGAAAGAGATAAAGTTTAGTTTGATGTACCGGGATATGTGGCAGTCTGCCGGAAAATATGTTCCACGGGTTGATCAATTGGTTCGGGTTGCACCGGCTATTGTGAAAATGGGGTGTTTCTCACGTGTTGAAACAAATGGAGGAGGATTTGAGCAGGTAAATCTTCTTTTCGGAGAAAATCCGAATAAAGCGGTCCGCGAGTGGACAAAGCCATTCCATGAGGCCGGAATACAGACCCATATGCTTGACCGTGGTTTGAATGGTTTGAGGATGAGCCCTGTTCCTGATGATGTACGTCAGCTGTTCTATAAAGTAAAAAAGGCTCAGGGAACAGATATAGCCCGGACTTTTTGTGGATTGAACGATGTTCGTAATATTGCACCTTCTATTAAATATGCTAAAGCTGCAGGAATGATTTCCCAGGCTGCATTGAGTATTACAGTTTCTCCTATCCATACGGTAGAATATTATACAAATATGGCGCTTGAACTGATCCGGCTTGGAGCAGACGAAATCTGTATCAAAGATATGGCAGGTATTGGCCGTCCGGAATCCTTAGGGAAAATCGTAGCCAATATCAAAGCTGCTCATCCTGAAATTCCGGTGTCTTATCACAGTCATGCAGGTCCAGGCTTCAGTGTTGCCAGTGTTTTGGAAGTATGTAAAGCCGGATGTGATTATATTGATGCCGGTATGGAGCCTTTATCATGGGGTACCGGACATGCCGATATACTTACATTACAGGCTATGTTGAAGGATGCCGGATTTAAAGTCCCGGAAATCAATATGGAAGCATATATGGAGGTTCGTTCATTGACTCAGGAGTTTATGGATGACTTCCTCGGGTTATACATCAGTCCTAAAAACCGCCTGATGAACTCACTTCTGATCGGTCCTGGTTTACCGGGAGGTATGATGGGAAGCCTGATGGCAGACCTTGAAAGTAACCTTGACAGTATTAACAAATCCCGGGCTAAAAAAGGCCAGCAACCCATGACTCAGGATCAGTTACTGATCAAGTTATTTGATGAAGTATCTTATGTATGGCCTAAAATAGGTTATCCACCGTTGGTTACTCCTTTTAGCCAATATGTAAAAAACCTGGCATTGATGAACGTGATCCAGATGGAAAAAGGTAAAGAACGCTGGAGCATGATTGCTGATGATATCTGGGACATGATCTTAGGAAAGGCCGGACGCCTTCCCGGTGAACTGGATCCTGTGATCATTGAAAAGGCAAAAGCTGAAGGCCGTGAATTCTTTACCGGGGATCCCCAGACTAATTATCCGGATGCCTTGGATAAGTTCAGGACACAAATGAATGAAAAGGCCTGGGAATTTGGACAGGATGATGAAGAATTGTTCGAATATGCCATGCACCCCGCCCAATACGAGGCTTATAAGTCGGGTAAAGCCAAAGTCGATTTTAAAATCGATGTAGCTAAGCGGAAAGCAGAAAAAGAACAAAAGGAGAATCCTGTAGTTACAGCGGAATTGCCTGCAAGCCCGCAAAATATGATGGTGGATGTGAACGGTGAAAAGTTCAGGGTGACAGTTTCGTTCGGAGAAAATGCAGATGCTTCTGTAATGCCTGCTACGCCCCTTGCCTCGGCTTCTGTTGCACCATCTCCGTCTCCGGCTGCAGCCGCTCCTTCAGATGCAAAAGAATTGTTGTCCCCGCTTGAAGGTAAATTTTTCCTGACAAAAGATACGTCTGAAACGCCTCTTAAGGTAGGTGATATGGTGAAGAAAGGACAAGTGATCTGTTATATAGAGGCCATGAAAACTTATAATGCTATTCAGGCCGAATGGGATGGAAAGATTGTAGAAATCCCTGTCGCTAACGGTAGTTCAGTGATGGAAGATGATGTACTCATGAAATTTATCTGA